The DNA window TTGTTTCACATAATCAACATACCCGAGGTGACGGAGATTGCTGTGGCTGCAGAAACCTGTTCTGCACTGATGCCATAACAAGCTATTCACTAGAGGACTGCACACCAAAATCTGTGTACTCTTCTTATCCAGTGACGAGTCTGGCTCACTCGCAATTCAATCGAAGATTATAACTAACTAGCCACCTGTTAGTTGAACAGAAATTTCATTTGTAAGAACAAGTTCAAGAAACCAGATTTAGTGGAATTGATGCCAAGACACCTCAGACATTCTAACAAGCATACCCAGAGAATTGGGGTTGAAGTGCCTATAATTCAGCTGCGATAAATGCCTTATGACAGGCTTAGGAAATTCTATGAAATTACAAGATCTTAAAAAACCTTCAAGCAAGGACAAGTTAAAAGAAGATAATTTTGCTTCCTTAATCCTATTCAATTGCATGCACTGGAAAAATCCATATGCAATAGATAAGCATAATTAGGTATCATGttcaaaattgatttttttttccacacAGGTCAAGCTTTTTTCTAGTTTGACAATTTTGCACACAAGTCATTGAGTTCTCTTCATCAagataataatattccaatccaactgatattaaaaagaaaatcttGTTCCTAACAAACAAGAAAATGACCCTAAAATAAGAAAGGAAAGTGCTGACTGAAGTCGGAAGCTACTGTGCTCTTATTCAACAACCCTTGGAAAACAAACACATGAAAACGCGGAGAATGAAACAAGGTGATTTAATAATATTAGCAAATCAACCAGCTCCACGCACACGAAATAACCTTAGAATACACAATAAACTACAAATTGTAATATTGCGAAAACCTAGCAAGCAAAATAGCTACAAAATCACAAATAACAGAAAAAGGAAGAGGCCACACGGCTTAAAAAAGCAACTGCAAAAATGGCGTGCGTTCGTTACCTGAGAGAAGCAGTTCGGGTGGTAGGAGGGAAGAAAGAGCGCGAAGATCCACAGAAGTTGAGTgataaagaagagagagatggagCAAAGGCCTAAGATCTGATCACTTCTATTTGGATCGTTGATTCATTAAagcgtttttttttatttttttctttttattattttcctgTCACTTTTTGTCTCTCTTTTTGGATAATATTATACCGAAATCGGAAACAGAACGGTGTCTCAATCTCATTTTTGTTCCATTTTCACTTTTGCAATATCTCATTCAAAATATGTTTTTATAAAACAAGagtattaattacttttttGTTCTCTCTACTTCATTATACAAGTAtcaaatacaattttttaaaaaaaagaattatgcCAAATAAGAAATATGtcgtatattattattaatcatgaAAGAGATCGTTCATTTGTCCTACCAAAGGCCTCGTATTTAAATCAGATGGATTTTGATTGAAAGATTTTATGATGAATACTTATCAGATCCATAGATGCATTTATTACATGCATACAAATTATCAAATTGAATCATTTAATTCAACtagtgtatataaatatatagtagttaattattcatatttacaCCTAAAATGGAGATGTATTTCGTTAAGGCGTGACGAGTGACCTTAAAAATACTCCATGAATTAcgataattttactattttatcatatttataaCTATCAGAATTGGGATCATGAATTTTTGTTCCTCATTAGAGTATTCCTTTGTAGAGGTTTTATTCTATCAtatagtaaaaataattttgGAGGGTTGGAAATAGTAGAATTAATTTATGCAAAGATGGGGACGCAGTTATAATGAATAGTATATGTTCGATAACTCTGTCAATTCATTAATTTGATAACTATTAAAGCTCAATACAGCACAGCCACTGTTTGTTTCAAGACAAGATGAACTAAACAAGAAACATGAGCATCGATAACACACTTTTTCAATGTATGTCTGAGAAAATTCCTGACATACTATATTATTAAACCAAGGCTGGACTTGTTATGTCTGTTCCTCTTCAATCAGACAGCAGAAAAAATCTCCCAAATAGGAGATTGCCCAAGAGAGAATAACGCAAAAACAATAGGGGCAAATTTCAGTCTAGAGGAAGTTTCTGATGTCTAGTGACTTCACTTCGGGCATTTCTTCGTCCTTGAACTCTTCCCTGCAATAAGTTGGAAGGGAAAGAGATTTGCTCGAAttcaatttctcaacagaaatACTCATCATGTTGCATGTAAGGAAAAGGCTAAAAGGCGTACCGTTTCTTCTGAGTTTCCATTGCTTCAAGAGCATCTTTCTTCAGCTCTTCAAGTTGGGCTTTCGCAAGTTTAAGTTCTAACTGCTCCTCAAGTTTGGGCAGATCTTCTTTGCGAATGCCAAGCCTACATGATGACAAGTTAATAAGTAAAACACCAAAAGGAAAAGCCCGGAACTGATACTTGCAGCATCTATCATGCTTTTCAGATGCTGTAAACAAGGAGGCAAAAGCATTTGCAGGTTTCTTCATGAATGCTAATTTTATTCGTGGAGCTTACTTTTGGTTGACCTTGTCAAATTCTGCCTTCAGCAGGCCCATCCCCTTTTTGTCGTTTCTCAGGAGAGGTTTCTTCAGTTCCTTCTCAACGTTGTTCAGTGCATCCATCATCATAGTCTCCGCGCCTAGATCATCAATAAGGCCTCTCCTACCAAAAGTAACTTGAGAAAATGAGCAACCAGAGCAGCTCAGTTGAATGCTAAACATTTAACAATACATTCACACCACATTTTCCtttaacaaaattaatattgtAAGAAAAGCAAATCCTGATAAAATAATTCCAAGATTCAACAAGATATATTATAGTTAATGAGCCCGTAATAGTCAAggttaaaaaaatcaaagaagtAAAATTACATATAGTAGCATGTATCAGGAGTAAGTTCCATATAAACAACAATGTAGGGAGAAAATGAAACATAAAAGAATTGTAGAcaaaatcatccacaaactcagAAGAAAAGATAAATAATTGAAAGGATACATAGGAAGAAAATTAGCGTATAAACATACTTCACCCTTATATCCTTCACGGCTAGCAAGTAGGATCGAACATCAGAAATGTCTTGTGTTCGTGAATCAATTGTGTGCTTGATCCTCTGTGACTCAGAAAAAAGATCAGCCCTGCAGGTAGTATGCACATCAATAAACAAAAGTACAATATCATATGATCAGAGAGAAATAGACTGAAGATGTGTTACATTCTAAATGATTTTAGGAAACTTTAATGAAAAAAGTAAATGGAATAGGAAAAGAAAGGGAGGGCATATGGAGTCTGCTATGCAATATAGTGTTGCAATTATATGGTGATTGGTGAAAtattaaatagtactactccATAATCTCCATATTTGTCtttgattcaaaatatattttcgatGCCTGGCTAGCTCAAACAATAGTTAGTAGAATTCCTAATATATATTCTTCAGTTTGTGCGAACAACACATTCCAATAAAAAAGGGCTAATTACGAGGGATCACCAATTGAGACTAGCTAccaattaaaacttaaaaattaagactgagattaaaaaaaacactgGGACTTAATCACAATTCACAATCACATGGATTCCATGGTAAATGAATTATCAAAGTTATGTCCCACTATAGGAAAAGCAATATAATATATAGGGTAAAAAATGCAAGGGCATTAAAGTAATTTGAAATTGTCCAAGAAAGCAAAGAGTCACTGTAAGAAGCTCTCACTTTTCTCTTATAGTCTGCATGACTTTGGCATACTGGGTCACAGCAGCAGGATCTTCAGGAGCAATGGTGATCTTCTCTTTCCTTAAGATCCCTATGGCTGTCTCGAATTTCTTCTTAACGTCAAGAAATATACCCTTCAACATCTCTTTGCAGAAAAATACGCAACAGTCAGAAACTCATATATATGAGAGACAACAAGTATCCAGTAACCGGAGTCCTGACAACTATAAATATCATATGCACCTAAAAGTACATGCATAGAGAACAAGATAGTACTGCCTATCAACAATTAGTGACTAAATCACAATAAAATAGGCAATCCGTCATCATCCAGCAAACATATAAATTTGTAGAAGCAAAATCGAAGAATACCACAAGACAATAACTTGAAAAGTATATCTAAAAGTTGAATCAAGAACTAAGAAATCCTTGAAAACTGGCACAAATAAAGTAAATTTGATAGCTAGAAATTTCCATTTGAAATATGATTGGTAAATGCTGATCCCCGATATAATCACAGATGATATACCATATACAGTCAGAATTTGAAACTGGAAACGCTGTCAGATGAATCCATAGTGAGATAGGAAACCTTTTGAAAATGTACTAATATCATAGATGTAACATGTGAGTATAAACATGAGACATCAAAATCTGTAAGGACATCTAAGGTCATGAGACTATTTGAAGTTGCAATTTTTTATAAAGATAACCAAAAGAAGACAATATTTTGCTACAATGCACACAACTAGTAAGTGTATCACAACACGCGATGAATTGGATGTTCCATAAAACAATTGATAAGCCCGACACAAGTACAACAGGGGGGACTATTGGTCTGCCTACCTGGCGTCCCCAACAGTGATTtactaattatattttcatGCACATTTTGATAGTAATGTTATCCAAAAAAATCTGCACTATTTACTTTAATGAGGTCTCTTGGTTGCTTTATGAGCCACAAGAACACCCATTCAACATCGCTATATGTCCCTTTGCAGAAAGGAATTCGTCAAACTCAAATTAATAAAACCCCCGGATAGTTTGGTACCCTATTCCGACACACCACCCAGCAAAGCTAACCACTAAAAATACGTGTTTTCCCATTCATCCTCTTGGCTGATCACCCTAATCATTTCAGAGAGTGATACATTACTCTATCCCATCGTACTCTACCTCAATAACAGGAGACTTTTATCGTCATCATCAGCATCGAACCCACTAATTGACCCccaaaattagaataaaatagCCAGCAATAGCACGAGAGAGTGAAAGACAAAAATTAGAAACCCACCATCGCCCTTCAATGAGGCAGGAGCGCCGCCAGCTCCTTTAGCAAAGGAACGCGCCGGAATAGCATACTCCGAACGGAGAACACTTTGCCCCGCATACAACTgcagaaaaacaaaaacaaattcagcaaaaaaaattaaaaggacATCGAAAATCAATCATCCTATTTCACAGGAGGTGAAATCATCGATCATAACAACACCACAAAAAAAATCAACGATTGGAGCTGCGATTTTACTCAAATGAGCTTGCACACAGATCCGGTCAATAGAACGAAATGTAGAGTGTATCAGAGAGGGATTACCTGGCGAGTGGATCTCGAGAGGGAACGAGCGGCGAGAGCCATTTTGGGATTGGAAGAAGCAATTCACAACGGAGATGAGTTTGTTCGATTTTTGGAATTGGAGAGAGATTAGCTTGGAAATTGACCTAGTTTATTCTGGTAGAAGGGCAGAAATGGAAATCTCGGAAGAAAGACAGTGATGAGATGAAACGGTGTCGTTTAAGTTGCCTCTCCTGATCTGGGCTTCTCTTATGGGCCCGAATCTTAGTGGGCTATATCTAAAATTTAGAACAATTTCAATAATACACTATGAATCTATGATGATGAAGGTTGCTGTGAGTtgtatacaaattttaatatcaTTTCATAAATTATTAGAATCAAGAACGCTAGGAAATCAAGACCCTTTATATTGTGTGATCGAATGCTTGAAAATGGTTATTAGCTCTCAAATTAAGGGCTGCTCTTAGAGGATCAAGACCCTATATAATACATGTATTTCTCCCAAAAAAATTGCAGTAGTTTACAAAACTACACTAAATTGATCAAAATAAACCATCAATCATACTCCATATATTCATATTGCACATTACTGAATGTGAAAAATACATGACACAAATGCAAGAAAAGCATTGCCCACATCATGCTTTATAGCATACTGAAAAATTGAAGCAAATCACAAGCCTCTCAAAATCTCAAACGAGGATCAAACCAAAAGATTACAACATCTAGAATAAATAGTAGTAATGGAAAGGGACACTTCCCAAACTCAATCTTGTGAAACATAGTATACAGTGTTTGCAAAAGCAAGTCCACAAAGAACAGCCTCAAAGATAAAGAATCACTACGAACAGAATCAACCCGTATCCGGTGCAAAGTTCCGATCAGCAAGCACAGCCACCTTGTTGATCAGCTTCAGGGAGAGTCTCCTGTATGCCTTGGAAGTATCTGAGGTACAAATTTCAAGAAAATTAGGAAAAGCGAGATGCAACGAGTTAAGGAAC is part of the Salvia splendens isolate huo1 chromosome 6, SspV2, whole genome shotgun sequence genome and encodes:
- the LOC121807483 gene encoding probable ATP synthase 24 kDa subunit, mitochondrial; amino-acid sequence: MALAARSLSRSTRQLYAGQSVLRSEYAIPARSFAKGAGGAPASLKGDEMLKGIFLDVKKKFETAIGILRKEKITIAPEDPAAVTQYAKVMQTIREKADLFSESQRIKHTIDSRTQDISDVRSYLLAVKDIRVKRGLIDDLGAETMMMDALNNVEKELKKPLLRNDKKGMGLLKAEFDKVNQKLGIRKEDLPKLEEQLELKLAKAQLEELKKDALEAMETQKKREEFKDEEMPEVKSLDIRNFL